A genomic segment from Streptosporangium roseum DSM 43021 encodes:
- a CDS encoding SRPBCC family protein, with product MKLAGSAVLGIDRDRVWSALQNPAVLVRTIPGCERLEETGPDTYRMTVTAGVASIKGVYQGEVALSEPDAPQRFVLRARGQGAPGTVDATVEVRLSEIEGGTRIDYDAEAVIGGMIGGVGQRMLSSVVKKTAGEFFSAVESHLSAAPASAPVVTSAATFPAVTPPAAAADPAVTPQVFERPAAQPRAGAPVWPVLAAFGMGAGIALGSAVIGWLLGRTGRKS from the coding sequence GTGAAGCTCGCAGGCAGTGCCGTGCTCGGCATCGACAGAGACCGCGTGTGGTCCGCGCTCCAGAATCCGGCCGTGCTCGTGCGGACGATCCCGGGCTGCGAGCGTCTGGAGGAGACGGGACCCGACACCTACCGGATGACGGTCACCGCCGGGGTGGCCTCGATCAAGGGCGTCTACCAGGGGGAGGTCGCCCTGTCGGAGCCCGACGCGCCGCAGCGCTTCGTGCTCAGGGCCCGGGGCCAGGGGGCGCCCGGCACCGTGGACGCCACCGTGGAGGTCCGCCTCAGCGAGATCGAGGGCGGCACCCGGATCGACTACGACGCCGAAGCCGTGATCGGCGGCATGATCGGCGGTGTCGGCCAGCGCATGCTCAGCTCGGTCGTCAAGAAGACGGCGGGGGAGTTCTTCTCCGCCGTCGAGAGCCACCTCTCCGCCGCCCCGGCCTCCGCTCCCGTCGTGACCTCCGCGGCGACGTTCCCCGCCGTGACGCCACCGGCCGCGGCCGCCGATCCCGCCGTGACCCCGCAGGTCTTTGAACGCCCCGCCGCGCAGCCCAGGGCGGGCGCTCCCGTGTGGCCGGTCCTCGCCGCGTTCGGCATGGGTGCGGGCATCGCGCTCGGCAGTGCCGTGATCGGCTGGCTGCTCGGCCGTACCGGCAGAAAGAGCTGA
- a CDS encoding fatty acid desaturase family protein yields MTNSIATDAADRAAGTAGAEDDGARGSDFARLSRRIVGAGLLDRRPGYYALRLGLVTAAFAGGWAVFFAVGDSWYQLLVAAFLALVFAQVALVAHDLAHRQVFRSRRSSEIAGLVAGNLGIGMSYGWWMDKHTRHHANPNHEDHDPDVSPDVLIWSPEQAVASRGLSRFLGRRQAFLFFPLLTLEGFNLHVSSFRALRRPSLRHRGREAALLVVHVVAYLAVLFAMLSPGKAVAFLLLHQAIFGVYLGCTFAPNHKGMPMLRGDDRLDFLRRQVLTSRNVRGGRITDTVLGGLNYQIEHHLFPSMPMPNLRRAQPIVREYCEELGIPYLESGLLSSYAQALRHLHAAGAPLRRDASTRGL; encoded by the coding sequence GTGACCAATTCGATCGCGACCGACGCCGCGGACCGAGCCGCCGGCACAGCAGGTGCTGAGGACGACGGGGCGAGGGGCAGCGACTTCGCCCGTCTGTCACGCCGGATCGTGGGGGCGGGGCTGCTGGATCGGCGCCCCGGCTACTACGCCCTGCGGCTCGGGCTCGTCACCGCCGCCTTCGCCGGCGGCTGGGCCGTCTTCTTCGCGGTGGGCGACTCCTGGTACCAGCTGCTGGTCGCGGCCTTCCTCGCGCTGGTCTTCGCCCAGGTCGCGCTGGTCGCCCACGACCTGGCCCACCGGCAGGTCTTCCGCTCCCGGCGCTCCAGCGAGATCGCCGGTCTGGTGGCCGGAAACCTCGGCATCGGCATGAGCTACGGCTGGTGGATGGACAAGCACACCCGCCACCACGCCAACCCCAACCACGAGGACCACGACCCCGACGTCTCTCCCGACGTGCTGATCTGGTCGCCCGAACAGGCCGTCGCCAGCCGGGGGCTGTCCAGATTCCTGGGCCGCAGGCAGGCCTTCCTGTTCTTCCCGCTGCTCACGCTGGAAGGCTTCAACCTGCACGTGTCCAGCTTCCGGGCCCTGCGGCGCCCGTCGCTGAGGCACCGCGGGCGGGAGGCGGCGCTGCTGGTCGTGCACGTGGTCGCCTACCTCGCCGTGCTGTTCGCGATGCTGTCGCCGGGCAAGGCCGTGGCGTTCCTCCTCCTGCACCAGGCGATCTTCGGTGTCTACCTGGGCTGCACGTTCGCGCCCAACCACAAGGGGATGCCGATGCTGAGGGGTGACGACCGGCTCGACTTCCTCCGCCGTCAGGTGCTGACCTCGCGCAACGTGCGCGGCGGGCGGATCACGGACACGGTGCTGGGCGGGCTCAACTACCAGATCGAGCACCACCTCTTTCCGAGCATGCCGATGCCGAACCTGCGCCGCGCCCAGCCGATCGTGCGGGAGTACTGCGAGGAACTCGGCATCCCCTACCTCGAGAGCGGGCTTCTCAGCTCCTACGCGCAGGCGCTGCGGCACCTGCACGCGGCGGGGGCGCCGCTGCGGCGGGACGCCTCCACGCGAGGTCTCTGA
- a CDS encoding ArsR/SmtB family transcription factor has translation MSGPQTSSDVDAFKALAHPVRLGILRHLAAEGEICACDFTAVFTVSQPTISAHLKVLREAGLVTARREGNTICYALASGALSGLAGRLAALAG, from the coding sequence ATGTCCGGCCCTCAGACGTCCAGCGACGTCGACGCCTTCAAGGCACTCGCCCACCCGGTCCGGCTGGGCATCCTCCGCCACCTCGCCGCCGAGGGCGAGATCTGCGCGTGCGACTTCACCGCGGTCTTCACCGTCAGCCAGCCGACGATCTCCGCGCACCTCAAGGTGCTCAGGGAGGCGGGTCTGGTGACGGCCCGCCGCGAAGGGAACACCATCTGCTACGCCCTCGCCTCCGGCGCCCTCTCCGGTCTGGCCGGCAGGCTCGCGGCACTGGCCGGCTGA
- a CDS encoding questin oxidase family protein, giving the protein MEVLDGALERFAGTGPEFGGGLSSHGPMAAEALVGLGRADAVERWVDGYLPRLGPEPERTAPIGDWREALGDFRRVTDWSDYFAHRFEEAPWPDVVSEWWPRLVPGLAAGATHGIIRAAHAVRAVADRPGPVRLAELAHALGYWAARYAELPGTPRTGGNASLDDAIRALPLMREIPPGGLITEQLAGLGAVRSFPEAVGALRPPGDVDAGLGELTRTFSGLFLTHGRRMPIVFLHAVTAPAAVRSVLPLLPGALHRPTYDALWQVAAGIYSAFGTRTTPEPLPYGDPPGPEEVAARAVDNGDEHAIKLAEACLREHARTPDPVYLHAAARAAELL; this is encoded by the coding sequence ATGGAAGTTCTGGACGGAGCTCTGGAGCGGTTCGCCGGCACCGGTCCCGAGTTCGGCGGCGGCCTGTCCAGCCACGGGCCGATGGCGGCGGAGGCCCTGGTCGGCCTCGGCCGCGCCGACGCCGTCGAACGCTGGGTGGACGGCTACCTCCCCCGGCTGGGACCGGAGCCGGAGCGGACGGCGCCCATCGGCGACTGGCGGGAGGCGCTCGGCGACTTCCGGAGGGTGACCGACTGGAGCGACTACTTCGCCCACCGGTTCGAGGAGGCGCCCTGGCCCGACGTGGTCTCCGAGTGGTGGCCGAGGCTGGTCCCGGGACTGGCCGCCGGGGCCACCCACGGGATCATCCGCGCCGCGCACGCCGTACGGGCCGTCGCGGACCGGCCGGGCCCCGTGCGGCTGGCGGAGCTCGCGCACGCGCTGGGCTACTGGGCCGCGCGCTACGCGGAGCTGCCCGGCACGCCCCGCACCGGAGGGAACGCCTCTCTGGACGACGCGATCCGTGCTCTGCCGCTGATGCGGGAGATCCCGCCGGGCGGGCTGATCACCGAGCAGCTGGCCGGGCTCGGCGCCGTACGGTCCTTTCCCGAGGCGGTCGGCGCGCTCCGGCCGCCCGGCGACGTCGACGCCGGTCTCGGCGAGCTCACCCGGACCTTCTCCGGGCTGTTCCTGACCCACGGCCGCCGGATGCCGATCGTGTTCCTGCACGCGGTGACCGCGCCGGCCGCCGTCAGGTCCGTGCTCCCGCTGCTTCCCGGAGCACTCCACCGGCCCACCTACGACGCGCTCTGGCAGGTGGCCGCCGGGATCTACAGCGCCTTCGGCACCCGCACCACCCCCGAGCCGTTGCCGTACGGCGATCCGCCCGGCCCCGAGGAGGTGGCGGCGCGGGCGGTGGACAACGGCGACGAGCATGCGATCAAGCTCGCCGAAGCCTGCCTCCGAGAACACGCCCGCACCCCCGACCCCGTCTACCTCCACGCCGCCGCGCGGGCCGCCGAACTCCTCTGA
- a CDS encoding polysaccharide deacetylase family protein encodes MAAGKSWATRSAAAFMALAASAGCAGGTTDGSGPQAGAGRTPSPGASASPVRPSGPPGVLPRPGEVGRIPPPSDGLPPVISSIPTKRKVVFLTIDDGWEQDPGFLAQVRDRRISIAAFVTRDAVEARGATDPTAQGGRFLGAGKWGYMRDLREAGATIENHTLTHPNLPALGYERQRAEICGTSKLIRRHTGSSPTLFRPPFGNHNTLTRKAAKSCGIDALLLWTATVQPGGKIAYQVPDKKLRPGDVLLLHFRPDLSRDFRILVNKIKRRGFEIGNLDAYLKAATR; translated from the coding sequence ATGGCAGCGGGGAAATCATGGGCGACCAGATCGGCGGCCGCGTTCATGGCCCTGGCGGCGAGCGCGGGATGCGCCGGCGGCACGACCGACGGCAGCGGCCCGCAGGCCGGCGCCGGCCGTACCCCCTCCCCGGGTGCCAGTGCCTCACCGGTCAGGCCCTCCGGGCCCCCGGGGGTGCTGCCCCGGCCGGGCGAGGTGGGCCGGATCCCCCCGCCCTCCGACGGGCTGCCACCGGTGATCAGCTCCATCCCCACGAAGAGAAAAGTGGTCTTCCTGACCATCGACGACGGCTGGGAGCAGGATCCGGGCTTCCTCGCGCAGGTCAGGGACCGGCGGATCTCCATCGCGGCCTTCGTCACCCGCGACGCCGTGGAGGCCAGGGGCGCGACCGACCCGACCGCCCAGGGCGGCAGGTTCCTGGGCGCGGGCAAGTGGGGTTACATGCGTGACCTGCGCGAGGCGGGGGCGACGATCGAGAACCACACGCTGACCCATCCGAACCTGCCGGCGCTCGGCTACGAGCGGCAGAGGGCCGAGATCTGCGGCACCTCCAAGCTGATCCGCAGGCACACGGGCAGCTCGCCCACCCTGTTCCGCCCACCGTTCGGCAACCACAACACCCTGACCCGCAAGGCCGCCAAGTCCTGCGGCATCGACGCCCTCCTGCTCTGGACCGCGACCGTGCAGCCCGGCGGGAAGATCGCCTATCAGGTGCCCGACAAGAAGCTCCGCCCGGGTGACGTGCTGCTGCTGCACTTCCGCCCGGACCTGTCGCGCGACTTCCGGATCCTGGTCAACAAGATCAAGCGCCGGGGTTTCGAGATCGGCAATCTGGACGCCTACCTGAAGGCCGCGACCCGGTAG